The Manihot esculenta cultivar AM560-2 chromosome 1, M.esculenta_v8, whole genome shotgun sequence genome has a window encoding:
- the LOC110624164 gene encoding selenium-binding protein 2 → MAAEVVSSSNGHVCCNKGPGYASPLEAMAGPRESLIYVTCIYTGTGRGKPDYLATVDVDPNSPTYSKVISRLPVPYLGDELHHSGWNACSSCHGEPSADRRYLILPSLVSGNVYVVDTQKDPKAPSLHKVVEAADILEKTGLAYPHTSHCLASGDIMISCLGDKDGHAKGSGFLLLDSEFNVKGRWEKPGHSPLFGYDFWYQPRHNTMISSSWGAPAAFTKGFNLQHVSDGLYGRHLHVYSWPNGELKQTLDLGDTGLLPLETRFLHDPSKDTGFVGCALTSNMVRFFKTPDGSWSHELAISVKPLKVRNWILPEMPGLITDFLISLDDRFLYFVNWLHGDVRQYNIEDVKNPVLTGHVWVGGLIQKGSPIVVEKEDGDTWQADVPEIQGKRLRGGPQMIQLSLDGKRLYVTNSLFSTWDRQFYPEILEKGSHMLQIDVDSEQGGLKVNPNFFVDFAAEPDGPSLAHEMRYPGGDCTSDIWI, encoded by the exons ATGGCTGCAGAAGTTGTGAGCTCAAGTAATGGTCATGTATGCTGCAACAAGGGACCTGGTTATGCCTCCCCACTTGAGGCTATGGCTGGTCCTAGGGAGTCTCTGATCTATGTCACTTGTATCTACACTG GAACGGGAAGAGGAAAGCCTGATTATCTAGCTACAGTGGACGTCGATCCAAACTCACCCACTTATTCAAAAGTGATCAGTAGGCTACCTGTGCCATATCTAGGAGATGAACTGCATCATTCAGGGTGGAATGCTTGTAGTTCTTGCCATGGAGAACCATCTGCAGATAGGCGTTACCTAATCCTGCCTTCATTGGT ATCTGGTAACGTTTATGTGGTTGACACTCAAAAAGATCCAAAGGCTCCATCGTTGCACAAAGTTGTTGAGGCAGCAGACATTTTAGAGAAGACAGGATTAGCCTACCCACACACTTCCCATTGCCTTGCTTCTGGAGATATAATGATCTCCTGCCTAGGAGATAAAGATGGACATGCAAAGGGAAGTGGGTTTCTTCTTCTCGACTCAGAATTCAATGTGAAAGGAAG GTGGGAGAAACCAGGGCATAGTCCTCTGTTTGGTTATGATTTCTGGTACCAACCCCGACACAACACAATGATCAGCTCGTCATGGGGAGCTCCTGCAGCCTTCACTAAAGGGTTTAATCTTCAGCATGTGTCAGATGGTCTTTATGGGAGGCATTTGCATGTCTATAGCTGGCCAAATGGTGAACTGAAACAAACATTGGATCTTGGTGACACAGGGCTCTTACCCTTGGAG ACAAGGTTCCTGCATGATCCTTCTAAAGATACAGGGTTTGTTGGGTGTGCTTTGACCAGTAACATGGTGCGATTTTTCAAGACCCCAGATGGATCTTGGAGCCATGAG CTGGCTATATCAGTGAAACCCTTGAAGGTGAGAAACTGGATTCTTCCAGAAATGCCAGGCCTCATAACTGATTTTCTGATTTCTCTTGATGATCGGTTTCTGTATTTTGTCAATTGGCTTCACGGAGATGTCAGACAGTATAACATTGAGGATGTCAAAAATCCAGTCTTGACAGGCCACGTTTGGGTTGGTGGCTTGATCCAGAAAGGAAGCCCTATAGTTGTTGAGAAAGAAGATGGTGACACTTGGCAGGCTGATGTTCCTGAGATCCAG GGTAAAAGATTGAGAGGAGGACCTCAGATGATCCAGCTAAGTTTAGATGGAAAGAGGCTCTATGTCACCAACTCACTCTTTAGCACTTGGGATCGTCAGTTTTATCCTGAAATCTTGGAGAAAGGATCCCACATGTTGCAGATCGATGTTGACAGTGAGCAAGGTGGTCTCAAAGTAAACCCAAACTTTTTCGTGGACTTTGCAGCTGAACCTGATGGTCCTTCCCTTGCCCATGAGATGAGATATCCAGGTGGTGACTGCACTTCAGATATATGGATATAG
- the LOC110624157 gene encoding probable xyloglucan galactosyltransferase GT14, which produces MENPITRNCCNTQLWLVILVSFIFCFVLFGFDYSALIGTQERVTVLITDYENSISTHKSKSLHLPENLNQTSIGPVKADYLREDNVLPKPVKDSCLGRYVYIHHLPSRFNRDLLENCESITPGAEHNMCSYLVNSALGHEVENSQGILLNKSWYSTNQFLLEVIFHFRMKKYKCLTNDSFLASAIYVPFYAGLDVSRYLWGFKISVRDQSASDLVKWLVEKPEWKKMLGRDHFLVAGRIAWDFRRQTDNESDWGSKFRFLPESNNMSMLAIESSSWNNDYAIPYPTCFHPSRDSEVFQWQDKVRRQTRPYLFSFAGAPRPDLQDSIRGKIIEECLASKNLCKLLECDYGVNGAISCDNPVNVMRLFQNSVFCLQPTGDSYTRRSIFDSILAGCIPVFFHPGTAYAQYKWHLPKNYSKYSVYMPVRDVKDWKAGINQTLLRIPENRVLAMREEVIKLIPRIVYADPRSRMETIEDAFDLAVKGILERIERVRKVTREGKDPSNGFAEGDDYKYTFSGYVGET; this is translated from the coding sequence ATGGAGAATCCAATCACCAGAAATTGCTGCAACACTCAACTATGGTTGGTCATTCTTGTCTCCttcattttctgttttgttttgtttggcTTTGATTATTCAGCTCTAATTGGAACCCAAGAAAGGGTCACTGTTTTAATTACTGATTATGAAAATTCAATCTCTACCCACAAATCAAAATCCCTCCACCTCCCTGAAAATCTCAACCAAACCTCCATTGGACCCGTTAAAGCTGACTATCTTAGAGAGGACAATGTGCTACCAAAACCTGTTAAAGATTCTTGTTTGGGTCGATACGTTTATATTCATCATCTTCCTAGCCGATTCAACCGAGATTTGCTTGAAAATTGTGAGTCTATCACCCCAGGAGCTGAGCATAACATGTGTTCTTATTTGGTTAACTCTGCTTTGGGTCATGAAGTAGAAAATTCGCAAGGAATTTTATTAAACAAGAGTTGGTATTCTACTAATCAATTCTTGTTGGAAGTCATTTTCCACTTTAGGATGAAGAAATACAAGTGCTTAACCAATGATTCTTTCCTTGCCTCTGCTATTTATGTGCCATTTTATGCTGGTCTTGATGTTAGCAGATATCTTTGGGGTTTTAAAATATCAGTGAGAGATCAATCTGCTTCTGATCTTGTCAAGTGGCTTGTAGAAAAACCTGAGTGGAAGAAAATGTTGGGCAGAGACCATTTCTTGGTTGCAGGGAGAATTGCTTGGGATTTTAGAAGGCAAACTGATAATGAGTCTGATTGGGGTAGCAAGTTTAGGTTCTTGCCAGAATCTAATAACATGTCAATGTTGGCAATAGAGTCAAGTTCATGGAACAATGATTATGCTATACCATATCCAACTTGTTTTCATCCCTCAAGAGACAGTGAAGTGTTTCAATGGCAAGATAAGGTGAGAAGACAAACAAGGCCATACTTATTTTCTTTTGCTGGTGCTCCAAGGCCTGATCTTCAAGATTCTATCAGAGGCAAGATTATTGAAGAATGCCTAGCTTCAAAAAACTTGTGCAAGTTATTAGAGTGTGATTATGGTGTCAATGGTGCAATTAGTTGTGATAACCCAGTGAATGTGATGAGGCTGTTTCAGAATTCAGTTTTTTGCTTGCAGCCTACAGGGGATTCATACACAAGGAGATCCATATTTGATTCTATATTAGCAGGGTGCATTCCTGTTTTCTTTCATCCAGGTACAGCCTATGCCCAATATAAGTGGCATTTACCAAAGAATTATAGTAAATATTCTGTGTATATGCCTGTGAGAGATGTTAAAGATTGGAAAGCTGGCATAAACCAGACATTGCTTAGAATACCAGAAAATAGGGTATTGGCTATGAGAGAGGAGGTTATAAAACTCATTCCAAGGATTGTATATGCAGACCCCAGGTCTAGAATGGAAACCATTGAAGATGCATTTGATTTAGCAGTCAAGGGAATTCTTGAGAGAATAGAGAGAGTTAGGAAGGTAACAAGAGAGGGAAAGGATCCTAGTAATGGTTTTGCAGAGGGGGATGATTACAAATATACTTTTTCTGGGTATGTTGGAGAAACTTGA